The Fictibacillus arsenicus genome contains a region encoding:
- a CDS encoding helicase C-terminal domain-containing protein: MPIDFSKFKKKEEVPRDTHPIKIYDGLTRSGGLNDLWRGQYLALEEWHELRANENLVVGLNTGGGKTVIGLLQGQALVNETQGRVFYLCGSIQLIKQTADAAKSLGLKVATYYNRKFENEREFNMGEVLCITTYQALFNGFSRFAKDDISGLIFDDSHVASHIIRDHYTLSLSENEFPETYSTLINTVKGYYSNVHSSQLFEQVVVHKNDPTILFIPMFVWKDAYKKLAQVMVEEGVPTGHSTKYSWEYLRDHLDLCSVFLTSHSIEVTPFLPPVHLLKFMGGNTRKIFLSATVQDNIDFIRSFGFLPGEKIAPKTRAGESERLIVTPYVNKEVSEKLFDHLLEYSKTNKVLVISNSERRARRWRSHEMTFTSDDFAQRVSEFKSASSGLLVAPARFEGMDFPNDTCRTLVIDGLPSGTGLLEKLMWNSLGEVKSLQGTIASRVVQSLGRISRGNDDYGIVYLLGNDLADWITRKNNRNRLSSYISAQLELGERMTENLSSIEELKELESSILERNPSWAELHQEEIKNASVTSEIESIEVAPEKDETEKLPIAEVNFIRHLWNRDYVKAARKLEQHLDELFKHDKGLAAWHSHWIGYCYLKAGDEITAEKYFKRASKSFRILGAMPEVGEKTVVSPLIPDNETQAARILKVLAERGEINYGSFSQMDDRISALSQVTNVSTNVYEEALKWLGNYLGFQSTRPDQESGIGRGPDNFWLSSEVAIMIESKSEKGGVAPYSKKEVGQSHNHIEWIREDYPDIKVNSKLMIAGPDVEAAPAASPTEEMNVWLPEEIYKLSDRIRKLIRDTWKESTPATLYSELEKNLIEANLTHTDILNSLPERPIRKSSHIKITNG; encoded by the coding sequence ATGCCGATTGATTTTAGTAAATTTAAAAAGAAAGAGGAAGTACCAAGGGATACACATCCTATAAAGATATATGATGGATTAACTAGAAGTGGAGGGCTAAACGACTTGTGGCGTGGTCAGTATTTAGCATTGGAGGAATGGCATGAACTACGTGCTAATGAAAATCTAGTGGTTGGATTAAATACAGGTGGAGGAAAAACAGTAATTGGTTTATTACAAGGACAAGCTTTAGTGAACGAAACACAAGGTAGAGTATTTTACCTGTGCGGTTCAATACAATTAATAAAGCAAACTGCAGATGCAGCTAAGTCCTTAGGGCTAAAAGTTGCTACATACTATAACCGGAAATTTGAAAATGAAAGAGAATTCAATATGGGGGAAGTTCTTTGTATTACAACTTATCAAGCTTTGTTTAATGGATTCAGCCGTTTTGCAAAAGATGATATTTCTGGATTGATCTTTGATGATTCACATGTCGCATCTCACATAATTCGTGATCATTATACTTTGAGTTTATCCGAAAATGAATTTCCAGAAACTTATTCTACACTAATAAACACCGTAAAGGGTTATTACAGCAATGTTCACTCTTCTCAATTGTTCGAACAAGTAGTTGTACATAAGAATGATCCTACAATTCTTTTCATTCCAATGTTTGTGTGGAAGGATGCTTATAAGAAATTAGCACAAGTTATGGTGGAAGAAGGAGTACCAACTGGGCACTCTACAAAATATTCATGGGAGTATTTACGTGATCACCTTGATTTATGTTCGGTTTTTCTTACTTCACACTCTATTGAAGTAACACCCTTTTTACCTCCAGTGCATTTATTGAAATTTATGGGTGGGAATACTAGAAAAATATTTCTTTCAGCTACTGTTCAAGATAATATTGACTTTATTAGATCGTTTGGCTTTTTACCTGGTGAAAAGATAGCACCTAAAACACGAGCTGGGGAGTCTGAAAGATTGATAGTAACTCCTTATGTAAATAAGGAAGTATCGGAGAAATTGTTTGATCATTTATTAGAATATAGCAAAACTAACAAAGTTCTAGTTATTTCAAACAGTGAAAGAAGAGCACGTCGTTGGCGCTCTCATGAAATGACTTTTACTAGCGATGATTTTGCCCAAAGAGTAAGTGAGTTTAAATCAGCTAGTTCGGGCTTGTTAGTGGCTCCTGCAAGATTTGAAGGAATGGATTTTCCAAACGATACATGTAGAACCTTAGTTATTGATGGACTTCCATCAGGAACTGGTCTTCTGGAAAAATTGATGTGGAATTCATTAGGTGAAGTAAAGTCGTTACAAGGTACGATTGCTTCAAGGGTAGTACAGTCTTTGGGTAGGATTTCCAGAGGGAATGACGATTATGGGATTGTTTATTTACTTGGTAATGATTTAGCTGATTGGATTACACGAAAAAACAATAGAAATCGTTTATCTTCCTACATAAGTGCACAACTTGAATTAGGCGAACGGATGACAGAAAATTTATCTTCAATAGAAGAACTTAAGGAATTAGAAAGTTCAATATTAGAAAGAAACCCTAGTTGGGCTGAATTACACCAAGAGGAAATAAAAAATGCTTCTGTTACATCGGAAATAGAGTCAATTGAGGTAGCTCCAGAGAAGGATGAGACTGAGAAGCTTCCAATTGCTGAAGTTAATTTCATTAGACATCTCTGGAATAGGGATTATGTAAAAGCAGCTAGGAAGCTGGAACAACATTTAGATGAGTTGTTTAAACATGATAAGGGCCTTGCTGCATGGCATTCGCATTGGATTGGCTATTGTTATTTAAAAGCTGGAGATGAAATAACAGCTGAAAAATATTTTAAAAGAGCATCAAAAAGCTTTCGTATATTAGGTGCTATGCCAGAGGTAGGAGAAAAAACGGTTGTTTCCCCACTTATTCCTGATAATGAAACACAAGCTGCTCGTATACTTAAAGTTTTGGCAGAACGTGGTGAGATTAATTACGGCTCTTTCTCACAAATGGACGATAGAATCTCCGCCTTATCACAAGTAACAAATGTTTCTACTAATGTCTATGAAGAGGCTCTAAAATGGTTAGGAAATTATCTTGGTTTTCAAAGCACTAGACCTGATCAAGAATCTGGTATAGGTCGTGGGCCAGATAATTTTTGGCTCTCTTCAGAAGTTGCTATAATGATTGAAAGCAAAAGTGAGAAAGGAGGGGTGGCTCCATATTCAAAAAAGGAAGTGGGCCAATCTCATAATCACATAGAGTGGATAAGAGAGGACTATCCTGATATAAAGGTGAACTCGAAACTTATGATTGCTGGTCCAGATGTTGAAGCTGCCCCTGCAGCGAGTCCCACAGAAGAAATGAATGTATGGTTACCTGAGGAAATATATAAGCTTTCAGATCGTATCCGTAAGTTAATCCGAGATACTTGGAAAGAATCAACTCCAGCAACTTTGTACAGTGAGTTAGAGAAAAATCTTATAGAAGCAAATCTAACTCATACAGATATATTAAATTCACTACCTGAAAGACCAATTAGAAAAAGTAGCCACATAAAAATTACAAATGGTTAA
- a CDS encoding ATP-dependent nuclease, with protein sequence MTKHNIPRPRLSKLVISNFRCIGPKPVVIDLDEIVVLVGPNNSGKSSILRAYEVVMCDGSKNGELNLDDFPNGKIESHALPKIELHTVVYDHSPGEKWIDETSGEKVVRELWTWANIGKAKRQGFNVTTGEWDDSVPWGAANVANSRRPQPHKVDAFSDPEVQSKEIIKLLTSIINDRVKSFINPKIDQEEQSEFVKLLEQVKTIQKSIISESQDEINKAQDGISELIKEVFPGYKVVFDSRPEDDIEKSISLFKAGSKLLMGPEEGFQSTIDRQGSGARRTLLWAALRYISESSSKNDRPHVLLLDEPELCLHPNAVREACRVLYDLPKTNKWQVMVTTHSPSFIDVSRDNTTIIRVERNAEGEIEGTTVYRPNKIMLNDDDKVRLKLLNICDPYVTEFFFGGHTIVVEGDTEYTAFKHVISQYPDQFKDVHIIRARGKATIISLIKILNHFGSRYSILHDSDYPTLSNGNKNGAWTTNENIRNAVYCHEDPTKVRLIASIRNFENAFLGEEVSKEKPYNALVNLMEKPNSLKQIRDLLEALVNHAARIPHGFIEWDVLEDLEKSLNNRTELNHFS encoded by the coding sequence ATGACAAAACACAATATTCCACGTCCTAGGTTAAGTAAGTTGGTTATAAGTAACTTTCGTTGTATTGGACCAAAACCTGTAGTTATTGATCTTGATGAAATTGTTGTGCTTGTAGGTCCAAATAATTCAGGGAAAAGTTCAATTTTAAGAGCCTATGAAGTTGTAATGTGCGATGGGTCAAAGAATGGAGAGTTAAACCTAGATGACTTTCCAAATGGGAAAATTGAATCTCACGCACTTCCAAAAATAGAATTACATACAGTTGTATATGATCATTCCCCAGGAGAAAAATGGATAGATGAAACTTCAGGAGAAAAAGTGGTCCGTGAACTTTGGACTTGGGCAAATATCGGGAAAGCAAAAAGACAAGGATTCAATGTGACAACTGGAGAATGGGATGATTCAGTACCATGGGGGGCAGCAAACGTTGCTAATTCTAGAAGACCCCAACCTCATAAGGTAGATGCCTTCTCAGATCCTGAAGTTCAGTCAAAGGAAATTATTAAACTTTTAACCTCAATTATAAACGATAGGGTTAAATCTTTTATTAATCCAAAGATAGACCAAGAAGAACAATCCGAGTTTGTTAAACTTCTTGAACAAGTAAAAACAATTCAAAAAAGCATTATTTCCGAATCTCAGGATGAAATTAACAAAGCACAAGATGGTATATCTGAATTAATAAAGGAAGTATTTCCTGGTTATAAAGTAGTTTTTGATTCACGCCCAGAAGATGATATTGAAAAAAGTATTAGTTTATTTAAAGCAGGTTCAAAATTATTAATGGGACCAGAGGAAGGATTTCAAAGTACAATTGATCGTCAAGGTAGTGGTGCCAGAAGAACATTGTTATGGGCGGCACTTCGCTATATTTCTGAATCCTCTTCAAAAAATGATAGACCTCATGTTTTATTATTAGATGAACCAGAACTATGTTTGCACCCCAACGCAGTTAGAGAAGCGTGTAGGGTTCTTTACGATTTGCCTAAGACAAATAAATGGCAAGTTATGGTCACAACACACTCACCTTCTTTTATTGATGTCTCTAGAGACAACACAACAATTATTAGAGTAGAGAGAAACGCTGAAGGAGAAATTGAAGGGACAACTGTTTATAGACCCAATAAGATAATGTTGAATGATGATGATAAAGTACGATTGAAATTGTTAAATATTTGTGATCCTTATGTAACTGAATTCTTTTTTGGTGGACATACAATTGTTGTTGAAGGAGATACCGAATACACAGCTTTTAAACATGTAATTTCACAGTATCCAGACCAATTTAAAGATGTTCACATTATACGCGCGAGGGGTAAAGCTACTATTATTTCACTAATTAAAATTTTGAACCATTTCGGTTCAAGGTATTCAATTTTGCATGATAGTGATTACCCTACCTTATCAAATGGAAATAAAAATGGAGCATGGACTACTAATGAAAATATACGAAATGCTGTATATTGCCACGAAGACCCTACCAAAGTACGATTAATAGCTTCCATAAGAAATTTTGAAAACGCATTTTTAGGTGAGGAAGTAAGTAAGGAAAAACCTTATAACGCATTAGTAAATCTTATGGAAAAACCAAATTCTCTAAAACAAATAAGAGACTTACTAGAAGCTTTAGTTAATCATGCTGCCCGCATTCCACACGGATTTATAGAGTGGGACGTTCTTGAGGATCTAGAAAAATCACTTAATAATAGAACAGAATTAAATCATTTTAGTTAA
- a CDS encoding tyrosine-type recombinase/integrase translates to MIRFDVGRDSGSGKRIQRAKGGFKTKKEAQEYLVNAINEVNQGTFLQPSKEEFSIFIERWFNTYYKRNVAETTADISWCLIKGHLIPYFNKQVISSISTYQLDCFYNEKLEEGYSAKTIRELHSLLRRAFEQAIKWSLLKFNPAVNATPPKEKIKERHTWSKNDIKKFIDTAKLSEEATIYIIAIFTGMRRGEILGLKWQDIDFDLKKIYVTRSLAFTSEKGLFLKDVKTSKSRRQISLSPYIIDVLKQHQVIQNNFKEKLGEDYLDKGLVFTSINGNFKDPRNLLREFSRLTKKAGLIKISFHDLRHTHATLLLKNGENPKVVSERLGHSRVGITLDLYSHVTDDIQEEAALRLEESFFNNK, encoded by the coding sequence ATGATTCGTTTCGACGTTGGTAGAGACTCAGGTAGTGGGAAGAGAATTCAAAGGGCTAAAGGTGGTTTTAAAACGAAAAAAGAAGCACAAGAATATCTCGTTAATGCCATTAATGAGGTCAATCAAGGTACTTTTCTACAGCCTAGTAAGGAAGAATTTTCGATTTTTATAGAGCGTTGGTTTAATACCTATTATAAAAGAAACGTGGCTGAAACTACAGCTGATATAAGCTGGTGTTTAATTAAAGGTCATTTGATTCCTTATTTTAACAAACAAGTTATCAGCAGCATATCAACCTATCAATTAGATTGCTTTTATAATGAAAAGCTAGAAGAGGGTTATTCTGCTAAGACGATACGTGAATTACATTCACTTTTGAGAAGAGCATTTGAACAGGCGATCAAATGGAGTTTATTAAAATTTAATCCAGCCGTTAATGCCACGCCGCCAAAAGAGAAAATTAAAGAAAGACATACTTGGTCTAAAAACGATATTAAGAAATTTATAGATACTGCTAAATTGAGTGAAGAGGCAACCATCTATATTATAGCAATCTTTACAGGAATGAGACGGGGAGAGATTCTTGGTCTAAAATGGCAGGATATAGATTTTGATCTTAAAAAAATATATGTAACAAGAAGTTTGGCATTTACAAGTGAAAAAGGGCTATTTTTAAAAGATGTAAAAACGAGTAAATCTAGGAGACAAATTTCATTATCTCCTTATATCATTGATGTTTTAAAACAACATCAAGTAATACAAAACAATTTTAAAGAAAAACTAGGAGAAGACTATTTAGATAAAGGTCTAGTGTTTACTTCAATTAACGGAAACTTTAAAGATCCTAGAAATCTTCTTCGGGAGTTTAGTAGGCTAACTAAAAAGGCAGGTTTGATTAAAATATCATTTCATGATTTGAGACACACACATGCTACTTTATTGCTGAAAAACGGAGAAAATCCTAAGGTAGTTTCAGAAAGACTTGGACATAGTCGCGTAGGAATAACCCTTGATTTATATTCTCATGTTACAGATGATATCCAAGAAGAAGCTGCTCTAAGATTAGAAGAATCTTTTTTCAACAATAAATGA
- a CDS encoding tyrosine-type recombinase/integrase: MKNLKEEIELFIKHSSYSSLYKKNFQKRLCEFLIYLSNETGENVEEVNLEKVYETVNSSGKTLFYSRLDSVLIDQYFQANLHKSYNGLHQSRRALQSFFFYLNRKYDFPILTDDMCFMIDDHKRPHQEKSKYVPTRHDLLKFLQSLIGKSTNMERDLLFFLLLITTGSRSSEILDTKVCDIDFVNETIYRKQTKNKESKYIILRVGFGQILQRYIDRYDLSKNDYLINNNRQKIHLKELQKAFEFFLAEANLPFSTLHSLRHSFATIMAESGAEILVIQQLLGHKKIQSTKTYIDQNYTRNIGMELQVNKEVYKHIKNRVKT, translated from the coding sequence ATGAAAAATTTAAAAGAGGAAATAGAGCTATTTATTAAGCATTCTTCTTATAGCAGTCTATATAAAAAGAATTTTCAAAAACGCCTATGTGAATTCTTAATTTATTTATCTAATGAAACAGGAGAAAATGTTGAAGAAGTCAACTTGGAGAAAGTTTATGAAACAGTAAACTCTTCTGGGAAAACCTTATTTTATTCGAGACTTGATTCAGTTCTAATTGATCAGTATTTTCAAGCTAATCTTCATAAAAGTTATAATGGGTTACACCAGTCTAGACGAGCACTTCAAAGTTTCTTTTTTTATTTAAATAGAAAATATGATTTCCCTATTTTAACAGATGATATGTGTTTTATGATAGATGATCACAAAAGACCACATCAAGAAAAGAGTAAATATGTTCCCACCCGACATGATTTGCTCAAGTTTTTACAAAGTCTTATAGGAAAAAGTACAAATATGGAAAGAGACTTGCTCTTCTTTCTGTTACTAATTACGACAGGGAGCAGATCATCTGAAATATTAGACACTAAAGTATGTGATATTGACTTCGTTAATGAAACAATATATAGAAAGCAAACAAAAAATAAGGAAAGTAAATATATAATACTAAGGGTTGGATTTGGACAGATACTTCAGAGATATATAGATAGGTATGATTTAAGCAAGAATGACTATCTAATCAATAATAATAGACAAAAAATACATCTAAAAGAGTTACAGAAAGCATTTGAATTTTTTTTAGCCGAAGCTAATTTACCTTTTTCAACTCTTCATAGTTTAAGACATTCATTTGCAACCATAATGGCTGAAAGTGGCGCGGAAATATTAGTGATCCAACAACTACTAGGTCATAAAAAGATACAATCTACAAAAACTTATATAGACCAAAACTATACTCGGAATATAGGAATGGAATTACAAGTGAATAAAGAAGTTTATAAGCATATAAAAAACAGGGTAAAAACTTAA
- a CDS encoding tyrosine-type recombinase/integrase, which translates to MAIKKQTNLDYELLVNELGITIEELRNIVENKNHYISVPQQHMSFVQILDEYICNLKKLEGTNKRTSTTLITYLNFLNRVKNFVNEKHRDITLYQLNEEIILTLLESSSPRKDNKLSINTVNKYMAIIRNLYKFAFEKGYLDKDLRYRFSLNSVTTLPRYLSDSQIKNVLNGALQKTYGYRKRAMLIFLLGTGCRVSELTNLKVSDFNVDEGLIFIRKGKGNKERYIPIFKEVKTAVLHYLKLSGVTQWNSDLKGYLFCQDEGLIREKKVLERSVQKLVRDLFDSIDLGLDFTVHSFRHTFAVKCLKAGIKKPFLMQMMGHEDPKTTSIYTQLIPKDLKEQVMNHYPFPFEELLNDLI; encoded by the coding sequence ATGGCAATAAAAAAACAAACAAATTTAGATTATGAGTTACTTGTAAATGAGTTAGGAATAACGATTGAAGAGCTTCGAAATATAGTTGAGAACAAGAACCATTATATCTCTGTTCCTCAACAACACATGTCTTTTGTTCAAATCCTTGATGAATATATATGTAATCTTAAGAAGCTTGAAGGAACAAATAAGAGGACTTCGACTACTTTGATAACGTATCTAAACTTTTTAAATCGGGTTAAAAACTTTGTAAATGAAAAACACCGCGATATAACACTTTATCAATTAAATGAAGAGATTATTCTGACTCTATTAGAGAGTAGTTCCCCAAGAAAAGATAATAAATTATCCATAAATACCGTGAATAAATACATGGCAATCATTCGCAATTTATATAAATTTGCATTTGAGAAAGGTTACTTAGATAAGGACCTGCGTTATAGGTTTTCTCTCAACTCTGTTACAACATTGCCCAGATATTTAAGTGATTCACAAATTAAAAATGTACTTAATGGTGCTTTGCAAAAAACATATGGTTACCGTAAAAGAGCTATGCTTATATTTTTATTAGGTACTGGCTGTAGAGTTAGCGAACTTACAAATTTAAAAGTGAGTGATTTTAATGTAGATGAAGGGTTGATCTTTATCCGAAAAGGAAAAGGGAATAAAGAACGGTACATTCCTATATTCAAAGAAGTAAAAACCGCTGTATTGCATTATTTGAAATTGAGTGGTGTCACCCAGTGGAACTCGGATTTAAAAGGGTATCTTTTTTGCCAAGATGAGGGTTTGATTAGGGAGAAGAAGGTATTGGAAAGAAGTGTTCAGAAGTTAGTCCGTGATTTATTTGATTCTATTGATTTGGGATTAGATTTCACTGTTCATTCTTTTCGTCATACCTTTGCAGTTAAGTGTTTAAAAGCCGGAATCAAGAAACCATTCTTGATGCAAATGATGGGTCATGAAGATCCTAAAACTACATCAATATACACCCAACTCATTCCTAAAGATTTAAAAGAACAAGTGATGAATCACTATCCGTTTCCTTTTGAAGAACTTCTCAATGATCTAATTTAA
- a CDS encoding tyrosine-type recombinase/integrase, whose amino-acid sequence MLLLKHEVDIKLLNRDENQIVDFLFLQRINNPNTKNEYKNIIMDFSFFIGKEWSEVTLKDYQKYLDYLSRKYSYKGYSSSLFKKREKILTRYLTYLKEKKAICLDAGFEQYLRLLSTTSKSSKSDQRNHTHSSRKNTLPEIIIDFQSYLRNKKYSNSFKYRTKLMKFNQFLIQNGLSIDVFYEEKKEVLLFEQIGKYEKMLSSRVSLEEIHLETATIYLRTVQLFVKFLISRSLISKRYSIPLGLRGRSKRRNDYVPKERMIELINAIYESSPHVTRDLSVFLIILDTGCRPIEVSNLTINDVDMVERTLSLHCSKTERRKVKISHEVMEVIEDYLDIRNEYLPNTKHLFVGSRGGPLSPSGINIVFYNANKHAFGESLYPALAFRHTTITNAIEEHNFQRVSESIGHKEWRSTNYYVHRSKKRLLKNTIDKSPLMNMR is encoded by the coding sequence ATGTTGTTATTAAAGCACGAAGTGGATATCAAATTACTAAACAGAGACGAAAATCAAATCGTGGATTTTTTGTTTCTACAGAGAATAAATAATCCGAATACAAAAAATGAATATAAAAACATCATAATGGATTTTTCGTTTTTCATAGGGAAAGAGTGGTCTGAAGTAACTTTGAAAGACTATCAAAAATACTTAGATTACTTGAGTAGGAAATATTCTTATAAAGGATATTCATCATCGCTTTTTAAAAAGAGAGAAAAGATTTTAACCCGATATTTAACTTACTTGAAGGAAAAGAAAGCTATTTGCCTTGATGCAGGTTTTGAGCAGTATCTCAGACTGCTAAGTACAACGTCAAAGTCATCTAAGAGTGATCAAAGAAATCATACTCATTCATCAAGAAAAAATACTCTTCCAGAAATCATAATAGACTTTCAATCCTATTTAAGAAATAAGAAGTATTCTAATTCATTTAAGTATCGAACAAAACTTATGAAATTCAATCAATTTTTAATACAAAATGGTTTATCGATTGATGTGTTTTATGAAGAAAAAAAGGAAGTACTTTTATTTGAACAGATTGGAAAGTATGAAAAAATGCTATCTTCACGAGTTTCTTTGGAAGAAATTCATTTAGAAACTGCTACAATCTACCTGAGAACGGTGCAGCTGTTTGTCAAATTTTTGATCAGTCGGTCTCTAATAAGCAAGAGATACTCTATTCCCCTTGGATTACGTGGAAGATCAAAACGTAGAAATGATTACGTACCAAAAGAAAGAATGATTGAATTAATAAACGCTATATATGAATCCTCTCCACATGTCACACGGGATTTGTCGGTATTTTTAATTATTTTAGATACAGGATGTAGACCAATTGAAGTATCAAACTTGACTATAAATGATGTTGACATGGTGGAAAGGACTCTTTCTTTACATTGTAGTAAAACAGAAAGAAGAAAAGTGAAAATTAGCCATGAAGTAATGGAGGTAATTGAAGATTACCTTGATATAAGAAATGAATATCTGCCTAATACAAAACATTTGTTTGTGGGATCTAGAGGGGGACCACTTTCACCTAGTGGAATTAACATTGTATTTTATAACGCTAATAAACACGCTTTTGGTGAATCTCTCTATCCAGCATTAGCCTTCCGTCATACTACAATTACAAATGCTATAGAAGAACATAATTTCCAGCGCGTTTCTGAGAGTATCGGACATAAAGAATGGCGGTCTACCAATTATTATGTACATCGATCTAAAAAACGACTATTGAAAAATACCATAGATAAAAGTCCACTTATGAATATGAGGTGA
- a CDS encoding helix-turn-helix domain-containing protein, which translates to MIVKEQEENYPLVLTAKDISQILKISKPTAYELMNQTDFPLMKIGRCKRVFRFEFFNWLRNRV; encoded by the coding sequence ATGATCGTTAAAGAACAGGAAGAAAATTATCCATTGGTTCTAACCGCCAAAGATATAAGCCAGATCTTAAAAATATCGAAACCAACTGCATATGAATTGATGAATCAAACAGATTTTCCATTAATGAAAATTGGTAGATGCAAAAGAGTATTCCGGTTTGAATTCTTTAACTGGCTAAGAAATCGAGTTTGA
- a CDS encoding HIT domain-containing protein — protein sequence MTEDFYCDEVLSGKTHVNKVLETENVLAYNHTRPFYPVHIVAIPKKHISSLIALEDSDTELLLELLGVIKKVATKVTKENGACRVITNLGSYQDSKHLHWHIVSGKPLR from the coding sequence ATGACTGAAGACTTTTATTGTGATGAGGTTTTAAGTGGTAAAACCCACGTAAATAAAGTGTTAGAGACAGAAAATGTATTAGCCTATAATCATACAAGACCTTTTTATCCGGTACATATTGTTGCAATTCCAAAGAAACATATCTCTTCTTTAATTGCATTAGAGGACAGTGATACCGAATTATTATTAGAACTACTGGGTGTAATTAAAAAGGTTGCAACTAAGGTTACAAAAGAAAATGGAGCTTGTAGAGTTATTACAAATTTAGGGTCCTATCAAGACTCAAAACATTTGCATTGGCATATTGTCTCAGGAAAACCACTGAGATAG
- a CDS encoding alpha/beta fold hydrolase — protein sequence MRDGEFKTKLNGITHWIRVAGSENNTIPLVVLHGGPGGNHYVFERTIGPLLSNSRTVIYYEQRGCGRTSKPSDDTNYSIDLLVEDFKSLLRWLDVKKVDLLGYSFGGELALEIAHATSEEINKIVLSGPSLINTEINKMVQITGFCSVVDHQMYRQMQDVLNKGLNIDETYNKFWELVDSKSVDLLLFQNQDISKKNRKMWEESNLENTGLMLKALQKNPVAIPLLERLKDINHQSIIITGVFDRNTGIPISTLIHKELRSSEIILFNNSAHFPELEEPEKFNGTVQEFLDRGEEL from the coding sequence TTGAGGGATGGAGAATTTAAAACAAAATTAAATGGCATTACCCATTGGATTAGGGTAGCAGGAAGTGAGAATAATACAATTCCTTTAGTGGTTTTACACGGAGGTCCAGGTGGGAATCATTATGTATTTGAACGAACAATAGGTCCTTTACTCTCAAATAGTAGAACAGTTATTTATTATGAGCAACGTGGATGCGGTAGAACTAGCAAACCCTCAGATGATACAAATTACTCTATTGATTTGTTGGTTGAGGATTTTAAATCTTTACTGAGGTGGTTAGATGTAAAGAAAGTAGATCTACTGGGGTATTCCTTTGGGGGAGAGTTAGCTCTAGAGATTGCCCATGCAACTTCAGAAGAAATAAATAAAATCGTTCTATCCGGACCCAGTCTTATAAATACAGAAATAAATAAGATGGTTCAGATTACGGGTTTTTGTTCGGTGGTTGATCACCAAATGTATAGACAAATGCAAGATGTCCTTAATAAAGGGTTAAATATTGACGAAACATACAACAAGTTTTGGGAATTGGTAGATAGTAAATCAGTTGATTTATTATTGTTTCAAAATCAAGACATATCAAAAAAGAATAGAAAAATGTGGGAGGAAAGTAACTTAGAAAATACGGGACTCATGTTAAAAGCATTACAAAAAAATCCTGTTGCAATCCCACTACTCGAGCGTCTAAAAGACATTAATCACCAATCTATAATTATCACGGGTGTTTTTGACCGAAATACAGGTATACCTATTTCAACGTTAATACATAAAGAATTAAGGAGTAGTGAAATCATACTGTTTAATAACAGTGCACATTTCCCTGAATTAGAGGAACCAGAAAAGTTTAATGGGACAGTCCAAGAGTTTTTAGATCGAGGAGAGGAATTATGA
- a CDS encoding DUF5063 domain-containing protein, translating into MDLKEVQVFLGSAISFCDLVENYTTNNDTNKLNQLLFSVSALYVQAISLPEVKPKHTEVSDLNFDLPDLKLKRNDTYWVVFEPYTFEEPVCGSLTDDLLDIYKDLKEGVLLYQRDKQVEATWYWKFNFEIHWGRHAINAMRALHSLNFN; encoded by the coding sequence ATGGACTTAAAAGAAGTTCAAGTTTTCTTAGGTTCGGCAATATCCTTTTGTGACTTAGTTGAAAATTATACTACCAATAACGATACTAATAAATTAAATCAACTTCTTTTTTCTGTCTCAGCTCTATATGTTCAGGCTATATCTCTTCCCGAAGTTAAACCTAAACACACTGAAGTATCTGACTTGAATTTTGATTTACCAGATTTGAAACTTAAAAGAAACGATACATATTGGGTAGTCTTCGAACCGTACACATTTGAAGAACCTGTTTGTGGAAGTTTAACTGACGACCTCTTAGACATTTATAAAGACTTAAAAGAAGGGGTTTTATTGTACCAAAGAGACAAACAAGTAGAAGCAACTTGGTATTGGAAATTTAACTTTGAAATCCATTGGGGTAGACACGCAATTAATGCAATGCGAGCCTTACATTCATTGAATTTTAATTAA